tcttttcgtttttttggataaaatttcAGATTTCAAAGCTTAACTTATTTATAGATATCGAATTACAGTGCGCCAAATCAAGGAAGTGGCACATGTTCAAAGGTAGAAGGAAAGAAGAACAAGGTTGAGGCCAAATTTGGGTTAACAAATCAATCCAGTACATTAATTGCAAATGCAGCAAACACTTCCTACTGCACTTCTTCAATAGGCATCATACTTTTTTGGGCTAACATTCTTAGTTGGGCATGTGACCGGTAATCTGCGATTCACATGTGGAGAAATCTCTTTATAAGAGTTCAACATTTATAGACTACGCAAGTATTCCTCACCTCCTTGTTTTTCACCTCTAAGCATCGCAGAATTAATGAAGTATCTGTTGTTTGAATCCACTTGGTAGTGATGCATATGTTTCCGAACTCTCTAGGGCCATCCTCTGCTTGGAAGTAATCTCCACACTTCACTGCCTGTATTTCGTTTCATTACAGGAATCAGGCAAAATCAGGAGTAGTTTGAATTAACATGAACGGCATAATCCTAGTAGAAATCAAATGCACTTAACCGCATACagaaataacaataaataggATGCCAactaaatatacaaaaatgcATGCTCAAGGAAGCAGCTTCCACGTTGATGATTTACTTACTGTTCAATCAAATGAAACGGTCACACTAATAATGGGGGAAAAAGTTCGCAAAAgctgagaaaaataaaagcaatgaCTCTTTTGTAGAAGGTAGCAAACATAATCACTACATCATAATACTACTTATCTTTTGCTATGAGATCGCAAGATCAGATTGCTTACGTAGGTACCGTCAACCAACCGGGTGAGCATAATTATGGCAGGACAATGATACTGAAGTACCATTTCCCAGAAGTCCTCTGAGGTGTTTGGCAGTGGACCTTGAGTTGCAATAAACCGAGAAACACTTTCAGAAGTCTACAATCAAAAGAATCATTTGGGAAtggattaaaaaatcaatatacaaGACCAAGTGTGTTATAAGTCTGCCTTAAAACAGCATCAAATTCTAGTAATAGATTAAGAAAGCAGACCATGACAAAGCTTGCATTGATATATCCCATTGCTGAAGGTTTGTAATCCTTATGTTGCTTTAAAATAACCCTGTTATCGTCAACTGAGCAACAAAGTTCAAAAGTTATTATTCCTGATCCGGAAAGatgaacaaataatttaaatggtGAAGCACATTATCCTGCCAATTAGCGTACATGGTAGGACATCAGTGTAACGGTTCTTGCGCTGATGGACGCTGTTGAGCGCAACAGTGCATCTACTTCTCATTTCCAAAGCTTCCATTCTTCTTGCCTGTAATCAAGCAATGTACGCTCCACATTATTAAATGTAGAAAAGAAACTAGGTTGGGGACATCACAAATTGCTTAAATGTAAGTCAGGATGAATAGAATACATATAGAAACAGAAACAGAGATAGAGCTCCACTACACTAAGATGACATACAATACGTGGCggtgcaaaataaaaaagcagaATGAATGTGGAGATGCAATGCATGGTATGTTCAGTGATTGGTTGGTCTTTAACTTCCAAGTTTATCTCTCATAGGGGGTGATAGGTCATGCAGTGAACCGGTAAAAGACAAATTGCAATGTTCcctaacaaaataattcacCTGAAGTGTACACCAATTTCTCGGTAACTAATATAGTGCTGCTCCTAGAGCAACTGGTGGAATCCACTTAGTTGTTTGCAAATCAATTACAGGAAGACACATGTAAAAGGAGGTGCTCACCATACAAAAATTTGTCAACACTTCATTCAGTAATAACAGTAACTAGTTATTCCCGAAATACATTagtattttccttttcctatCCGCTAAACCATTTTCCTTAACAACAGAAGCTGGATGTAACTGCTTCAGCTTTTCAAGTGCACCATACCAAAGCAAGAGAACCaagattttcaaattcaatctcACCGTTTAAGGATAAATAAAGACATGGCAGAGTCTGGTGCCATATTACAGGTTCTTACATCTAGCACCTCATTTACTTAACCAGCAATCAGATATACCTTTCCCACATGATGGCCATATCATTTATATGGAAGACCCATGACAAGAATTGCGACTGCTGAAATCCCATAAACTTTTCAAGTAAATGAAGAGCAGCCTAATCTTGTTAATCTAGATATTCCCAGAATTCATTCGCATTTAAATTGAAGTCAGAACTCAGCCATATATAAATCCTTAAATTGCTCTATGTTCCCAACGTTTACAAACTACAAGGGAACTCAAAAGTGGAACTTCATTCCATCGCCTAAGGAATTTAAAGAAGATAAACGTATTATTCCCATTCTCACCACCTTTTTAATTCCACACGCATGTCTAGTTTCATTTACTAGCTtgagaaacaaacaaaacaaaaggtgACGGAAATTAACACCTTACTGCCGTCATACAAACAGTAGCTAGCATTTCAATTTAAACAATCTAAAAGCAATACAAAATTACGAAATCGCAAACAACCATGCTCATAAAATAAACAACGAACAAGTAAATCAGCACATATATCCGAAGCAGTTCCCTAAATACCTCTAATATCTGAAACTCATGATGGATCGTTTGCGGGGAGCCAAATCTCTTGCCTTTGAAAACTTTGAGAGCTTCGTAGCAGTGGCGGAGCTGATCCTCCGAGAGGAGCCATCTCTTGGGGCTCGAAACGGCGGATAAATCGAAAGATTTGGCCGCCGCGGCACCGGTTGAAAAGCTTGCAGCCGTATTGCTCATCACTGATCTCTGGCCGTGTCAACGACTCGCGACGACTTTACCCGTGGCTCCTTCCGTTTCGTAACTTCTTCCTCCAACTCCCTGCTCAATTACTATTTGAAAAAGCgaaaaatttcatcttttcGCCCCGATTTTACATCTTAATTGCAAAGTAGTCcatatcttcttcttttttcctcaatATCGTCCTCCCATCCCATACATAATTTTCgaccaaaaatttcaatttagtcctatatcGAATAAAATTGTAGTTTTGCAATGCcatcatatattaatagttgtattattttccaaaatcctactaataattcaaatgtattttttttttcaaaaactctTAATTGCAACATGAaactaaatttcttttatatttatacattttgaacaattcaaattttaataaggTTGAACATGATGATTCAAAGCAAATGTTTGAACCCATCGAAAGGAAACAACTACTTTCTGTAGAGAATGTGCAATTTTCTGAATAGAATATGGCTTTAAAACTTTTAGCACTTCAATATTCCCTCCCAAGTCACTCTTTTGCAAgaaaggaatatatatatatatatatatatatgtagtgcACCGATGGATCTAAGGggatatttgttttatttatgataatacGAAAGCTAAAttactgttttatttttcatagggtaaattgcttatttttctttatacatatggtaaattgcttatttttctttatacatatggtaaattgcattttttttcctttaattatatcatGTCATATATTCAAGGGTATTTCAATCATATTAAAACTTTTGGCCGGtaaattattgacaaaatgaaaaattatgggACGATTTTGTAATTGAGTCTAAATTTAAGGACCTAAAGGAATTTGACCTAATTCATATGTACATTTCCAAATACATAATGCGAGCTATAGGAATTTGACAACCCTACTAAAACCTTGTCATGCATTTCCTCCACCGCTACCACTCCGCCTACATCAGCCGCTGCCGCCACCACCATCACCACCACATTCGCACTCTGTATGATGCTGTATCCTCCTTGAGATGTCCGCGGGACCGGGGCCTCGACCACGCGGTGGAGCGTGAGAAGCACCTCAAACCTCTGCTTAATCTTAAAAACTTCATCATTTCCGAGCCATCAAAATCAGTCCCACTCTCCCTAATAACCGAATCGAAAGAACGCTTAGGAGTCCCATTTCGTCCCATTGAGTTTATTCGGAAATACCCttcaatttttgaagaatTCCGCCCGGGCTCTCTCAACATCCAACCCCATATTAAACTCACCCCCGAAATTGTGTCTTTAAACTCCGAGGAAAATTTGCTCTACCAGAGTGTAGACTATAAGCAAGACATTGCGGGCCGCCTGCTGAAGTTGTTGATGATAagtagaataaataaaattccgATCGTTCTGTTGGAAAGGTTGAAATGGGAACTGGGTTTGCCCCAAGATTATGAGAAAGTTATCATTCCCGAGTTTCCGGATTATTTTCGGGTGATTAATGGGAAGAATTTTGGTGAAAATAGTAAGGTGCTTGAGTTGGTTTGCTGGAGTGATGAGTTTGCAGTATCCGAGATGGAAAAGAAGCGGCTAAAGGATGGAAAGATTCAATTTCCTTTGCAGTATTCGAAAGGGTTTGAGATAGATAAGAAGTACAAGAAGTGGGTGGGTGAGTGGCAGAAGTTGCCATATGTGTCGCCTTATGAGAATGCAACGCATTTGGCCACCAAAACCGATGAGTCAGATAAGTGGGCAGTGGCAGTGTTGCATGAGTTGCTCAGTCTTTTTGTTGGGAAGAAGGCAGAGAGGGACAGCCTTCTTAGTTTGGGAGAGTGTTTTGGGCTGAGGGCGAGGTTTAAGTGTGCAATTTTGCAACATCCAGGGATTTTCTATGTCTCAAGTAAGATTGGGACATATACTGTGGTTTTGAGGGACGCATATAAGAGAGGGATGTTTATTGATAGGCATCCTTTGATGAATATGAGGTTCAAATATGTCCAATTGATGAATGTAGTGAAGGATGAGGAGAAACCGAAAAGCAAAGAGAAAAAGACAGGTATTGATGTGATTAAAGGAGGAGAGGAATCAGAGGATGGTGAGGGTGGGGAAGAAGATAATGACATGTATGATTCgtctgatgatgatgagaatgATAAGTCCAAGGAGGCCTTTCAGGGTGACAATGTAACTACAAGAGGGAAATTCAAAAGGAAAGGTGCAACCTTTGAAGAGAAGAATACTAGACGAAGTGCAGCAAGGAGTGCAAATGGAAGAAGAGCTGAAAAAAATGTGTATAAGAGTTCAACTAGGGTGGCCTTTCAGGGTGAAAATGTAACTACAAGAGGGGAATTCAAAAGGAAAGGTGCAACCTTTGAAGAGAAGAATCCTAGAAGAAGTTTAGCAAGGAGTGCAAATGGAAGAAGAGCTGAAGAAAATGTGTACAAGAGTTCAACTAGGTTTTCTGGGAGAACGAATATTCGAGGTGGCGATATGGATATTCCTAGAAGACCACCACAAAAGTTAGATTTCTCAAGGAATAGAGCTAGCTCTAAAACAGAAAGGACGCCATATAGGGGAAATTCAGCAACTTGAGCAAGTAAATCATGGATTAGGTTTGTTCTATTACGACAATTTATGAACTAATTACAGTGAGTTGTATTCTAACTATCAGCCAAAGAAATCATGGTGTTTAGTGcaattgttttatataaaacaacTTATGCTGTCACTTATTGCATAGTCTAACTCCATTATAGAGATTGTAGTATGACTTAATATCGATCATAGTGATGCATGCCTTGAATATATGAAATTGATTGCTTCAATTTTCCTGGTTTCTGTATGGTTATATTTCATCCTGAATTTATACTGACATAATTTTTCCACTCGAGGATTATTATAGCACTAGTTTGAATGAAGAGAGGAAGTGTGATTTTGTCTCTGGTCATGTACCTGTTCCTTGATTCTTATAGAATGTTGAAAGACGAAACTTACATTACTGGATCGATATGGTGAAGACTTCTGCTACAGCATTGCTTCTATTCAGTAAACCATAATTCTTCTCGGATTTCTCCTTTGCTTTAGCTTCTTAAGCATTTGTGGATCACATCCATCACAAAGTCTGTATGCTTGCAGTTGGAAGAATAGAAAGgagttgtttttatttttgttcttaaaacatatcttttttttgtgttaattttatgCCCAAGAATAGTGTTGTACAGCCTACTCTTAAGCTTTCTGGTGAACTTCCAGGACTTCTCTTTCAGCTGATCTGTTAGGCATTCTTTATGTGTCTATTATGTATTGATGGAAACAGCATGAGTCTTGATTTGCGGAAAATTCCAATTCCAGTTGATAAAGAGCTGACTAAAGTTAGCTGGTGGGCAGTCGCAAAACTAAGCATTGTGCTTGGTGAATCGCTTTGTTTATATTGCCTCCAAGCCTATAATTTGTGAACCTATTATCATcacatgaaaatttcaaactaGAAACATTGCAGTCTTAAGCTGTTAGTTTTGCACAAGGCTAGGCTTTAGTTTCCTAGAAGTGATGGACAATCTGACCCAAGAATCAATTTTAAACCCAGTTGATTATTGATAACAAGCaaaataaagcaagttttgTGAAGGTCTGCTGCGTAATCTGCTGATGTGATG
The window above is part of the Sesamum indicum cultivar Zhongzhi No. 13 linkage group LG2, S_indicum_v1.0, whole genome shotgun sequence genome. Proteins encoded here:
- the LOC105176250 gene encoding protein ROOT PRIMORDIUM DEFECTIVE 1, with the protein product MHFLHRYHSAYISRCRHHHHHHIRTLYDAVSSLRCPRDRGLDHAVEREKHLKPLLNLKNFIISEPSKSVPLSLITESKERLGVPFRPIEFIRKYPSIFEEFRPGSLNIQPHIKLTPEIVSLNSEENLLYQSVDYKQDIAGRLLKLLMISRINKIPIVLLERLKWELGLPQDYEKVIIPEFPDYFRVINGKNFGENSKVLELVCWSDEFAVSEMEKKRLKDGKIQFPLQYSKGFEIDKKYKKWVGEWQKLPYVSPYENATHLATKTDESDKWAVAVLHELLSLFVGKKAERDSLLSLGECFGLRARFKCAILQHPGIFYVSSKIGTYTVVLRDAYKRGMFIDRHPLMNMRFKYVQLMNVVKDEEKPKSKEKKTGIDVIKGGEESEDGEGGEEDNDMYDSSDDDENDKSKEAFQGDNVTTRGKFKRKGATFEEKNTRRSAARSANGRRAEKNVYKSSTRVAFQGENVTTRGEFKRKGATFEEKNPRRSLARSANGRRAEENVYKSSTRFSGRTNIRGGDMDIPRRPPQKLDFSRNRASSKTERTPYRGNSAT
- the LOC105176234 gene encoding protein-tyrosine-phosphatase PTP1 isoform X2; this translates as MSNTAASFSTGAAAAKSFDLSAVSSPKRWLLSEDQLRHCYEALKVFKGKRFGSPQTIHHEFQILEARRMEALEMRSRCTVALNSVHQRKNRYTDVLPFDDNRVILKQHKDYKPSAMGYINASFVMTSESVSRFIATQGPLPNTSEDFWEMVLQYHCPAIIMLTRLVDGTYAVKCGDYFQAEDGPREFGNICITTKWIQTTDTSLILRCLEVKNKESDVSPLSVLHIQYPEWPDHGVPKDTVAVREIFKRVSAIPPSLGPIVVHCSAGIGRTGTYCLIHNTIQRVLIGDMTALDLVTTITTFRSQRIGMVQTMEQYLFCYDAIVDELEDLISVSNSHGGSH
- the LOC105176234 gene encoding protein-tyrosine-phosphatase PTP1 isoform X1, producing MSNTAASFSTGAAAAKSFDLSAVSSPKRWLLSEDQLRHCYEALKVFKGKRFGSPQTIHHEFQILEARRMEALEMRSRCTVALNSVHQRKNRYTDVLPFDDNRVILKQHKDYKPSAMGYINASFVMTSESVSRFIATQGPLPNTSEDFWEMVLQYHCPAIIMLTRLVDGTYAVKCGDYFQAEDGPREFGNICITTKWIQTTDTSLILRCLEVKNKESDVSPLSVLHIQYPEWPDHGVPKDTVAVREIFKRVSAIPPSLGPIVVHCSSAGIGRTGTYCLIHNTIQRVLIGDMTALDLVTTITTFRSQRIGMVQTMEQYLFCYDAIVDELEDLISVSNSHGGSH